AGATAAATTAAGCGCGATGATAAATCCAAACGCCACGTAGGAAAATCGACCTATCACCCGACACCAGGATAGGGCTGGGTAAGCATTTGAAAAAGCCACACCAATGTGATCGATAATCATCGTGATAAGAGCTAACCATTTTAGGCATTCAGTTTGTGAAGAAGTTAAATAAGGCATCGTTATACTGTTAAAAAGAGTTTTATTTATCATATCCTAAAAAGGAAAAGCCTATCTACATAAAGTAGATAGGCTTTCAAGGTAAATAGATTAATATTCATATCCGAGCATAATCGTTGTAGAACTACGATCTGCTTCAGTGATGACAAAAACACTTTCGCCATCAATAAAATGCTGGCTCACAATGCGTTTATCCTTCTCTACGGCATGATCGTTTTCAATCCAATCTTCAACGCAGGTAGCACCCCAATCATAACCTAATTGTTTTTCAATTAAGCGATGAATGGTTGGCATTCCCAATAACTGTTTAGCGCAGATAGTACACGAAACATCCCCTAACTTAAGTGGTGTTCTTTTTGATTGATATATATCCCAATCAAAGTGTCCTCTTTGCTCATCTTCACTTTCATCAGAAAAAGAAATCTTAGTTGTTCGATTCCCGTCATCATCTACTGAAGTAGAGAGTTGAATGGTGTCTTTACCATTATCTGCTTGATAGAAATTCATAACAATTTCTGAAAGCGGATGTGGCGGTTTTTCAATCCAATCTTTATTCCCCAGCATGATAATGCAGCCATTTTGATGCCACGAGATGACCTCATTGATCTTTTCGGTAGTTAATTCCGCTAAGATACGACGAGAGACGAAGATTTTTCCAAGTTCTAAAATACGATTTTCCTTACACATAAGTGTTTCTCCTAAATTTTTAAAATGTAAAAAGTAAAGGGGATAACACTGCCATTGAGGGTGTTATCCCCCAATGGGTGAAAGGTTGTTAGCTAAATAAGATGATTATCAGTAAAGCAAAAAGATGCTGAACCAGAAACGATAAAGTGATCAAGTAATTTAATATCCATTAATTCACAAGCTTCCTTTAATCTCTTGGTTATATATTTATCAGCATCACTAGGCTCAACATTTCCAGTTGGATGATTGTGCCCAATGATAATTGCTGATGCATTTAGCTTTAATGCTTGTCGAATAATCTCCCGAATTGACACAGAAGTTTCTGAAACAGATCCTTGAAACATCACCTCAGATTTAATCAATCTGTGGATTCTATCCAAGAAAAGTACCACGAAATTTTCTCTTTCCTCATTACCTATAATGGTTTGAAAATAGAGTTTAGCTATTGATGGCTCAGTAAATTCCTGTGCACCTTGGTAAAAGGGCTTTTCTTCCATCACTTTAGTTAAAATAACCTGTGCCTGTTCTAAAATAGCTTGTTGTTGCTCGTTTAATTTAAACATTCGATATTCCTTCTAAAATAGGGAATATCGCCCATAAGGGATATATCCCCTATGGGTAAGGTGCGAAAAGAATGCTTATCGCACATTAAAGTTAATGTTATTAATCAGAAGTTTTTAAACTGTCGATAATCTGTTTAATTTTTGCTGCAAATTCTAAATCGTGCTCAGATTCATCATCTATACAATATTCCAAATAATTACTCATATCAGCAATTAGTGCTTCTTTTGTTGGCGAAGGTTGGAACATAATTGATCCATCCCCATTATTACTAGCATTTTCCAATGCCAATTCAACAAGTAAAGCTTCTGCTTCTTGAGGTGTATATTGGTACTCAGAAGTTGCTACACATTTGCCAGAGTACCATGCATAAACTAGCTTGGTTTGAGGATCATAGAAATGATTTGGCTCAATCCCTTTAGGGGTAGTTGCCTTTCCTAGAAACTCACTTATAAACTCTTGCGTTGTTAAAGTAATTAGCTCTAATCCACTATTTACATAGTAAAACATATATTTCTCCAATTTATGTTTTCAAAAGTTAAATTTACGCCCAAAGTAATTCGGCTAATTTTACTTTTTTCTCAAGCTCATTGACTGCTTTTTTAGCATAAGTGAGAGAAAAAGCATGTGTTCGCAATTCAGGTTTATCTTTAAGCTCTTGGTGTTTTTCTTTGGCTTTTTCCAATTCAAACTTGAAGAACTCAAGACTTTCCGGCATGGATAAATCAATTTTCCCTGCCATCTGTTCCCAATAAGCGATTTTACCGTCATAACTTTCTGCTTTACGCATTTCTTCAATAGACTTATCCATGCGTCTTGCATTACGTTCAATCAAGGCTCTATGGCGTTTTTCGCTATGATGACCAATTTTAATTGGTTCTCCCAAGCTAAGAAATTCACGGCCTTCATTAGCAGCTTCACAATATTGTTCACTGCGTTTTAATGCATTATTAGCTGCGTTTTGATAACGCTCAGCTTTTTGTTCTGCACGAACTTGACTATTCACTCCATCACACCGGGTGAAGGAATAAAAATACGCATCCTCAGAGGTTTTTACGAGATTATGAATCTCCACTTCAGTCTCTTTACCGTATTTACTGGTTAAGATGATAACGTCACCTTTTTGGTGAGCATCCGGACATTTAGCAACAAAAACATTAGGGCAAAATTTAGCGTAAGTATTCATAGGTTTCTCCTCAAATAGAAATAAAAAAGGAGAAACCACCCATAAGGGGAGTTTCCCCTTCAGGGTAAAGAAAAAGCCAACAAATTTTGTTGTTGGCTTTCATCAGTTTATAGGTTAGTCATTCCCTTGCTCATCTTGGCGTTTTGCTTGATATTTCAACTCACCATCAACTTTAATAAAGTTAATACGATAGAGTCGTCCTTTAATCGACACGCCAGTATCACCTTTTTTGTGATATTCGCTATCTTTTGAATAAGTGAATGTGTCATACCACAAATCACTCATTACAAAGGAAACCAAGACTTTTTTCTTAGCTTCAACAGCTTCTTGACAGCGTTTGATTAAATTTACAGTTTCTTCACCGGATACGTTCATATCAAAAAAACGATATTCCGGAGAATCGGAAGAACCTGTAAGAGCAGCAATTCGACAAGCCCAAAATGCATCTCCTTTTTTCGGCTTGATTTCGCGAATATCGCTTAAATAACCAATGCCAGAAGTATGAAGATTGAAATATTTTGGTTGTGCGTTTTGAGTAGACATAATGTTTCTCCTAAGTAGTAAAAAAGCGGAGAAACATCCTTACCCAACACGGGAAAAATGTTTCCCGCCAAGGGTTAAATTGTGATTAAACTAGAATAAGTAATCTTATTTTAGGTTAAGGGTAGTTTAAGGTGGCACACCTACGAATTATTCGTAGATTCTCCTTTCAGTGTGCTGGAAAAAATTTTGGCTATGATTCTACTTGCGCTAAGGCAAGGCGTTGCTTCTCAAGAATCGTGCAACTTCTTAAAGGCTGTTTTCACAGCACCTTAAAAACTGTTGTTATTAAAATCTAAAGCAAACCTTAAATGTATAAAAAATTAAAAATTCTATTTGGAGATATTTTAGTCAAAAGAAAAGGTCACCCAGTTTCCTGAATGACCTTATAGTTTTGACTATAGATTGATTAAATAAAAATTAAGTAGGCCAAACTAATTTGATTCATAAAAATACTGATACGTTCGTTACCATATACGGATTTTTACGGCTCGCCTTATCCGATTACTTTGTGGCCATCAATCGGTTATATCTGTGGCATCAAATTGACACAAAGGGCACCCATTGTTTCACCGGTGGGCTCCGGTAAGGAAAAAGTAGCAAGCCATTGCGAATTTTCAAAATGCACTTTGCAATACACTTTAAAAATCCGCAATGGCCAGCGATTTGAAAAGTCGAGAGTAAATTGGGGCGTTACTCCATCATTACTCTGATTAACTAGGTGGCACACCTCACAAGGAGCGTTAATCAATGTGAGAAATTCCTTTCAGCGTGCTGGAATCATTTTTGGCTAGTGTGAATTGATAACCGACAATTCACGAACGGTCTTACGAAGGCTTTAGTATAGCACTATTTTTGAGGGCTCGCCATTCACAGGCGCTTAAATCCTAGTTCAATAAGCTTCGTAAAGATGAAATTTGCTCACTCACACTTTTACTCGACTTTTTCTTTAAATTTTTTGTACTTTTAGTATTCTTCTTGCTATCAATATTTTCAATATGTTGGCAATTTGGATAAGCAGAACACCCAAAAAAAGCCCCATTTTTACCATTTCTTTTAATCATTGGTGCACCGCACTTAGGGCATTTACGAATTTCAATATTCCCCAAACTCATTCCCTTTTTAAGGCAATCAGCCATCAAATGCCGCACAAAGACTTCTTGTTTTTGCATAAACACTTCTAGCGAAAGCGTTCTTTCAGCAATTTGATTGAGCGCTTGCTCCCAAAGTGCGGTTAAACCCGGATCTTTTAACATCTGAGGTAAATTATCAATTAGCGTCATTGCTTCATCTGTCGCTAATAGTGATTTACCTTTCTTTTTCAAGAAACCTTTATCAATCAAACCTTGAATCGTTCCCGCCCGAGTAGCTTCTGTTCCAAGCCCTTCAGTTTCTCGTAAGCGTTGTTTTAAACGCTCATCAGTTACAAAGCGAGCTGCATTTTTCATTGCGGTGAGCAATGTACCTTCCGTGAAGTGATTAGGTGGTGATGTTTGTAAGGTTTTTATTTCTGAATCAGAAATCTGACAGATTTGTCCTTGCTTTAACGTCGGCAAGGCTTGAGGTGCGTCATCATCTTCATCAAGTGATTTGCCAAATAGAATTTTCCAACCTGGAGCAATAAGCACATTCCCACGTGCACTTAATATATGTTGACCGCACTTCAAAATAATTTGTGTCTTATCTGTTTCAGAAACAGGTAAGAATTGAGCTAAATAACGACGACGTATGAGATCATAGAGCTTTAATTCTTCATCAGACATTTT
The sequence above is a segment of the Haemophilus parainfluenzae genome. Coding sequences within it:
- a CDS encoding DUF3560 domain-containing protein; amino-acid sequence: MNTYAKFCPNVFVAKCPDAHQKGDVIILTSKYGKETEVEIHNLVKTSEDAYFYSFTRCDGVNSQVRAEQKAERYQNAANNALKRSEQYCEAANEGREFLSLGEPIKIGHHSEKRHRALIERNARRMDKSIEEMRKAESYDGKIAYWEQMAGKIDLSMPESLEFFKFELEKAKEKHQELKDKPELRTHAFSLTYAKKAVNELEKKVKLAELLWA
- a CDS encoding STY4534 family ICE replication protein, with the protein product MSTQNAQPKYFNLHTSGIGYLSDIREIKPKKGDAFWACRIAALTGSSDSPEYRFFDMNVSGEETVNLIKRCQEAVEAKKKVLVSFVMSDLWYDTFTYSKDSEYHKKGDTGVSIKGRLYRINFIKVDGELKYQAKRQDEQGND
- the radC gene encoding RadC family protein, coding for MFKLNEQQQAILEQAQVILTKVMEEKPFYQGAQEFTEPSIAKLYFQTIIGNEERENFVVLFLDRIHRLIKSEVMFQGSVSETSVSIREIIRQALKLNASAIIIGHNHPTGNVEPSDADKYITKRLKEACELMDIKLLDHFIVSGSASFCFTDNHLI